The Roseibium sp. Sym1 nucleotide sequence CGCGGCCAGGGCATGCGCCCTGAAGATGCAGCCGTCGGGATTGAGCGCCAGGGGCAGGTCCATGCCATCGCCAAGGTCGAAGGTCTCATGTGCCACCCAGATCATCGGCTCCACTCCCAGGACACGGCCGGTCCGGGTCGGTTGATGCCTGACGGCCAGCACCAGATCCAGCTTGCCCTCCCGGAACTGCTCCACGAGCGTTGAGGAAATGTCGCAGACAACCTCGACCTGTACCTCCGGATGGGTCCGCGCGAGTTTCGCCAGCAGGATCGGCAGGTACGCGGCCGCATGTTCTTCCGTCAGGCCGAAGCGGATGCGCTCGAGCGGCGTGTCCCGGTTCAGGGCCGTCCGGGCGTCCTGCTGCAGGCTGAGCAGCTGGCGTGCGAAAGGCAGAAGCCTGGTGCCGCCGGGCGTAAGCGCCACGGTTCGGCTCGTGCGGGTGAAGAGACGGGTGCCAAGATGCTCTTCCAGCCGCTTGATCTGCAGGCTGACCGCCGACTGGGTGCGGTTGAGCAATTTGGCGGCTGCACTGAAGCCGCCCGTGTCGGCAACGGTGACAAAGGCCTTGAGAAGATCGCTGTCCATTTATCTATTAAAATTACTCATAGAAAGAATATCAATAACTCGTTTCCCGCATCGAAAAAGGTCTTCTACGGTCGGCTTCAAGATGAGGTCGCCCGAACCGAAGGAGACGGTGCTGATGAGCGAGACGCAGATATTCAAGTTCAGCCTGGAGGATTGTATCGACCTGGCGCGCTACCCGGTCGACAGGCTGGAAACCGCGGCGGGACAGCAGCTGGTGGCCACCTGCCGCCGGCAACTGGCCGGTGACGGCTGTGTGGTCCTGAAGGACTTCGTGTTGCCATCCATGCTGGAGCGGCTTGAAGCCGAAACGGAACGGTTGTCCCCCAACGCGCATATCAACGAGACGGAGACAAATCCCTACAATTCCGCCGCCGATCCGGGCCTGCCGCCGGCGCATCCCAAGAACCGGTTCGACGACAGGACCAACGGTTTTGTCGCAGGCGATCGAATCGCACCGGATACAATCGTCCGCACCATTTATCACGATGCCGCCTTCAAGGCTTTCATCGCCGCGGTCGTGGGCGAGCCGGAGATCCACGAATTCGCCGATCCGCTGGCGGATCTCGTCATCAACGTCCTGAAGGAGGGACGGCAGCATCCCTGGCATTTCGACAGCAACGACTTCATCGTCTCGATGCAGACGCGCAAGCCGCTCGCAGGCGGTATCTTTCAGTATGCGCCCGGCATCCGCGGTCCGCAGGGAGAGAACTTCGAGGGCGTTCAGCGGATTCTCGATGGTGACCACACGGCCCTGAAGATGCTGGAACTGTCGCCCGGTGACCTGCAGATCTTCTTCGGCCGCAATTCGCTCCACCGGGTCAGCCCGGTCGAGGGCGAACGCGAACGGCACACCGTGATCTTCGCCTATGCCCGCGAACCCGGCTTCATCGGCCGGCCGGAACGTGCCCGCGCCATTTTCGGCCGGATGGCGCCGATCCACGAAGAGATGCTGAAGAAGGATGTTGTCCGCACGGACAGTCTCGCGGATTGAGGCAGCGGCCATCCCTTGCGCAAACCGGAAGAAGGAACGAAGGCGTGAGCATTGTTGAAAGCGAAACCCTGACAGATTGCGAACCGGCCACAATCCCGGTTGTGCCGTCGGCCCCGACCGGCAACACGGATCCGATCCCGCAGGCCTTCGAGCCTCGCCAGCTGCGGGCCGGGCGGCTGGCGCGTCTGCGGGCGATGATGGTGGAGGAGGATTATGCGGCCCTGGTCCTGTTCGACCCGAACAACCAGCGTTATGCCACCGGTTCGCGCAACATGTTCGGCTATTTCCTGCGCAATTCCACACGCTACATCTATGTGCCGGTGCAGGGACCGATCATCCTGTTCGAATATCCGGGCAGCGAGCATGTCTCCATGTGGCTGGAGACCATCGACGAACACCGGGTGTCGAAGGTGGTCTGGTCGGCGGTAAACCAGCGGGACGGCCAGTCCTCCGATCCGTTCGGTGCGGAAATCGCCGAACTGGTGCGCGCGCATGCCGGCGGCAACACCAAGGTCGGTCTCGACCGGGCGGCGGTGAACCTGGTCCGGTCTCTGGAAGCGGAAGGCCTTAGGGCGGTCGATTGCATGCAGGACACGCTTCATTGCCGGCGGATCAAGACACCGGAGGAAATTGCGTGCCTGGCCCAGTCGGTCGCGGGTACGGAAGCGGCCGTCTACGAAGTTGAACAGGCGATCAAGCCCGGGGTCACGGAAAACGAGCTTTTTGCCGTGCTTTACGGCAATGTCATCCGCCAGGGCGGGGAATTTATCGAGACGCGGCTGCTCAATTCCGGTCCGCGCACGAATCCGTGGTTCAACGAGGCCAGTGACCGGCCGGTGCGGCCGGGCGAGCTGATCGCGCTCGACACGGACACGATCGGTTGCCACGGCTATTACTGCGATTTCTCGCGCACTTTCCATGCCGGTCCGGGCCGGCCGAGCGCCTACCAGAAGGAGCTCTACCGGATGGCCTACGACCAGATCCACTACAACATGGATCTTCTGAGGCCGGGATTGAGCTACCGGGAGCTTGCCGGCCAAGCCTGGAAGATCCCGGAGCGCTTCTATGATCGCCGCTATCCGTCCATCATTCACGGTGTGGGCTTGCATGGCGAAACGCCCCTGGTCGCACACCAGGGTGACTTCGACAAATACTCCAGGGACGGCGTGCTGGAACCGGGCATGGTGGTGTCGGTGGAAAGCTATATCGGCGAAGTGGACGCCATGGACGGGGTCAAGCTGGAAGAGCAGGTGGTGATCACGGAAACCGGCATCGCGAAGATGTCGCGCTATCCCTACAGCGACACGTTGCTCGACCGTGTCCTTTGACCCGGACTGTCCAGTGTCGGCCCGCCGGAGGTGTCCGTGCCGCGTTTCCTGACACTCGCCGTGGCACAGGTCGCCAGTGCGACCGGTGACATAGCCTCCAATCTCGACAAGCATCTGGATTTCATCGACCGGGCACGGTCGGCGGCAGCGGACATGCTGCTGTTTCCGGAGCTTTCTCTGGTTGGGCACGATGGCGCCGAACAGCTCCTCGACGTGGCGATGACGTCTCGCGATGCGCGGCTGTGCGCGCTTAGCCGCGCGGCGGGCGACATGGAAATCGTCGTCGGGTTCATCGAGGAAGGGCCGGGCGCGCAGTTCTACAATTCCGCCGGCGTCTACAGGAACGGGACGCTGCGCTACATCCACCGCAAGATCAACATTCCC carries:
- a CDS encoding M24 family metallopeptidase, which gives rise to MTDCEPATIPVVPSAPTGNTDPIPQAFEPRQLRAGRLARLRAMMVEEDYAALVLFDPNNQRYATGSRNMFGYFLRNSTRYIYVPVQGPIILFEYPGSEHVSMWLETIDEHRVSKVVWSAVNQRDGQSSDPFGAEIAELVRAHAGGNTKVGLDRAAVNLVRSLEAEGLRAVDCMQDTLHCRRIKTPEEIACLAQSVAGTEAAVYEVEQAIKPGVTENELFAVLYGNVIRQGGEFIETRLLNSGPRTNPWFNEASDRPVRPGELIALDTDTIGCHGYYCDFSRTFHAGPGRPSAYQKELYRMAYDQIHYNMDLLRPGLSYRELAGQAWKIPERFYDRRYPSIIHGVGLHGETPLVAHQGDFDKYSRDGVLEPGMVVSVESYIGEVDAMDGVKLEEQVVITETGIAKMSRYPYSDTLLDRVL
- a CDS encoding HalD/BesD family halogenase, whose translation is MSETQIFKFSLEDCIDLARYPVDRLETAAGQQLVATCRRQLAGDGCVVLKDFVLPSMLERLEAETERLSPNAHINETETNPYNSAADPGLPPAHPKNRFDDRTNGFVAGDRIAPDTIVRTIYHDAAFKAFIAAVVGEPEIHEFADPLADLVINVLKEGRQHPWHFDSNDFIVSMQTRKPLAGGIFQYAPGIRGPQGENFEGVQRILDGDHTALKMLELSPGDLQIFFGRNSLHRVSPVEGERERHTVIFAYAREPGFIGRPERARAIFGRMAPIHEEMLKKDVVRTDSLAD
- a CDS encoding LysR family transcriptional regulator; the encoded protein is MDSDLLKAFVTVADTGGFSAAAKLLNRTQSAVSLQIKRLEEHLGTRLFTRTSRTVALTPGGTRLLPFARQLLSLQQDARTALNRDTPLERIRFGLTEEHAAAYLPILLAKLARTHPEVQVEVVCDISSTLVEQFREGKLDLVLAVRHQPTRTGRVLGVEPMIWVAHETFDLGDGMDLPLALNPDGCIFRAHALAAVGRTGRPWREPYVSQSPTGVNVPVQAGLAITVKTPRSIPSGCCDIGSRFGLPALGLAEIELHVSPARISDAFQDLVRLVETHCRAGQAGKRPAEGHVASGA